The following proteins come from a genomic window of Achromobacter sp. AONIH1:
- a CDS encoding GNAT family N-acetyltransferase — MNPSAEFPAPEGATLVDCTLERHADQILAIFNDAIATSTALYDYKPRPRESMDTWFQTKQKGGFPVIGFENAAGELMGFASYGTFRAWPAYKYSVEHSVYVDGRHRGLGLGEALMRALIARARERDVHVLVGGIDAANQGSIRLHEKLGFKHAGTLREAGFKFGRWLDLAFYQLTLDTPANPVDG, encoded by the coding sequence ATGAACCCGTCCGCCGAATTCCCCGCGCCCGAGGGCGCCACGCTGGTCGACTGCACGCTCGAGCGCCATGCCGACCAGATCCTCGCCATTTTCAACGATGCCATCGCCACGTCCACCGCGCTGTACGACTACAAGCCTCGGCCGCGCGAGTCCATGGATACCTGGTTCCAGACCAAGCAGAAGGGCGGATTTCCGGTGATCGGCTTCGAGAACGCGGCGGGCGAGCTGATGGGCTTCGCCAGCTACGGCACGTTCCGCGCCTGGCCCGCGTACAAGTATTCGGTGGAGCACTCGGTCTATGTGGACGGCCGCCATCGCGGACTGGGATTGGGCGAGGCGCTGATGCGCGCGCTGATCGCCCGCGCGCGCGAGCGCGACGTGCATGTGCTGGTCGGCGGCATCGACGCGGCCAACCAGGGGAGCATCCGCCTGCACGAAAAGCTGGGCTTCAAGCACGCGGGCACGCTGCGCGAGGCGGGCTTCAAGTTCGGCCGCTGGCTGGATCTGGCGTTCTATCAGTTGACGCTGGATACGCCCGCGAACCCGGTCGACGGCTGA
- a CDS encoding VWA domain-containing protein — translation MLIDFFYHLRAHKLPVSVNEYLTLVNALRQDLMPPTLDDFYFLARATLVKDESLYDRYDKAFGAYYKGIAAALPEGREVPADWLIKQFEKSLTPEEKAAIQKHGWDKLMELFKQRLEEQKERHAGGNKWIGTGGTSPFGNGGYHPEGIRVGGDSAGNRSAVKVWDMRQFRDYDDQVELGTRNFKVALRRLRRFAREGAELELDLDDTIASTARNAGHLDLRMVPERHNTVKVLMLLDVGGSMDDHITRVEELFSAARSEFRNLDVYYFHNCPYESLWQSNRRRNNERFDTWDVLRKYNPDWRLIIVGDATMSPYEILQPGGSVEHYNAEPGALWLRRLLDAWPKSVWLNPEPTASWQYRQSIALLRDIMQDRMYPVTVAGLEQAMRVLSK, via the coding sequence ATGCTGATCGATTTCTTCTACCACCTGCGGGCGCACAAGCTGCCGGTCTCGGTCAACGAGTACCTGACGCTGGTGAACGCGCTGCGCCAGGACCTGATGCCGCCGACGCTGGACGATTTCTACTTCCTGGCGCGCGCCACGCTGGTGAAGGATGAATCGCTGTACGACCGCTACGACAAGGCCTTCGGCGCGTACTACAAGGGCATCGCGGCCGCGCTGCCCGAAGGCCGCGAAGTGCCGGCGGACTGGCTGATCAAACAGTTCGAAAAGAGCCTGACGCCAGAGGAAAAGGCCGCCATCCAGAAACACGGCTGGGACAAGCTGATGGAGCTGTTCAAGCAGCGGCTCGAAGAACAGAAGGAACGCCACGCCGGCGGCAACAAGTGGATCGGCACGGGCGGCACCTCGCCGTTCGGCAATGGCGGCTACCATCCCGAGGGCATCCGCGTGGGCGGCGACTCGGCCGGCAACCGCAGCGCGGTCAAAGTCTGGGACATGCGCCAGTTCCGCGACTACGACGACCAGGTCGAACTCGGCACCCGCAACTTCAAGGTGGCGCTGCGCCGGCTGCGGCGCTTCGCGCGCGAAGGCGCCGAGCTGGAGCTGGACCTGGACGACACCATCGCCAGCACCGCGCGCAACGCCGGCCACCTGGACCTGCGCATGGTGCCGGAACGCCACAACACTGTGAAGGTGCTGATGCTGCTGGACGTGGGCGGCAGCATGGACGACCACATCACACGCGTGGAGGAACTGTTTTCCGCCGCGCGCAGCGAGTTCCGCAACCTGGACGTCTACTACTTCCACAACTGCCCGTACGAAAGCCTGTGGCAGAGCAACCGGCGCCGCAACAACGAGCGCTTCGACACCTGGGACGTGCTGCGCAAGTACAACCCGGACTGGCGGCTCATCATCGTCGGCGACGCCACCATGAGCCCATACGAGATCCTGCAGCCGGGCGGCTCGGTCGAGCACTACAACGCCGAGCCCGGCGCGCTGTGGCTGCGGCGGCTGCTGGACGCCTGGCCCAAGTCGGTGTGGCTCAATCCGGAGCCGACCGCGTCCTGGCAATACCGCCAATCCATCGCGCTGCTGCGCGACATCATGCAGGACCGCATGTACCCCGTGACCGTCGCCGGCCTGGAACAGGCCATGCGCGTCCTGTCGAAGTAG
- a CDS encoding MoxR family ATPase produces the protein MSAAQSATPARFEGTDTYVATDDLKLAVNAALTLQRPLLIKGEPGTGKTMLAEEVARALGRPLLQWHVKSTTKAHQGLYEYDAVSRLRDSQLGDEKVRDIRNYIVQGTLWQAFEAPEPVVVLIDEIDKADIEFPNDLLRELDRMEFHVYETRQTIAARHRPLVIITSNNEKDLPDAFLRRCFFHYIRFPDRETMREIVAVHFPELKQDVLRAALDNFFALREAPGLKKKPSTSELLDWLRLLLAEDATAAEIDAHAAAAVPLMAGALLKNEQDMHLLDRLAAMTRGQRR, from the coding sequence ATGTCCGCAGCTCAATCCGCAACGCCCGCGCGCTTCGAGGGCACCGATACCTACGTCGCCACCGACGATCTCAAGCTGGCGGTCAACGCCGCGCTGACCCTGCAGCGCCCGCTGCTGATCAAGGGCGAGCCCGGCACCGGCAAGACCATGCTGGCCGAGGAAGTGGCCCGCGCGCTGGGCCGGCCGCTGCTGCAATGGCACGTGAAGTCCACCACCAAGGCGCACCAGGGCCTGTATGAGTACGACGCGGTGTCGCGCCTGCGCGACTCGCAGCTCGGCGACGAGAAGGTCCGCGACATCCGCAACTACATCGTGCAGGGCACGCTGTGGCAGGCCTTCGAAGCGCCGGAGCCCGTGGTGGTGCTGATCGACGAGATCGACAAGGCCGACATCGAATTCCCCAACGACCTGCTGCGCGAGCTGGACCGCATGGAATTCCATGTGTACGAAACGCGCCAGACCATCGCCGCGCGCCACCGCCCGCTGGTGATCATCACGTCGAACAACGAGAAGGACCTGCCTGACGCGTTCCTGCGCCGCTGCTTCTTCCATTACATCCGCTTCCCCGACCGCGAGACCATGCGCGAGATCGTGGCCGTGCATTTCCCCGAACTGAAGCAGGACGTGCTGCGCGCCGCGCTGGACAATTTCTTCGCGCTGCGCGAGGCGCCGGGCCTGAAGAAAAAGCCGTCGACGTCCGAGCTGCTGGACTGGCTGCGCCTGCTGCTGGCCGAAGACGCCACCGCCGCCGAGATCGACGCGCACGCCGCCGCGGCCGTACCGCTGATGGCCGGCGCGCTGCTCAAGAACGAGCAGGACATGCACCTGCTCGACCGCCTGGCCGCCATGACCCGCGGACAACGCCGCTAA
- a CDS encoding cytochrome c — protein sequence MKLRTSLKCTVSVLAAMASCAIAGQAVAADAAPVGNIQNARDKVSMCIGCHGIEGYKATFPELYHVPKIAGQNAKYIETALNEYKKGARSHPTMDAVAGSLSDQDIADLAAYYSNLK from the coding sequence ATGAAGTTGCGAACCTCTCTGAAGTGCACGGTTTCCGTGTTGGCCGCGATGGCATCCTGTGCGATCGCCGGTCAGGCAGTCGCTGCCGACGCAGCCCCGGTCGGCAATATCCAGAACGCCCGCGATAAAGTCTCCATGTGCATCGGTTGCCATGGCATTGAAGGCTACAAGGCGACGTTCCCCGAGCTGTACCACGTACCCAAGATTGCTGGCCAGAACGCCAAGTACATCGAAACGGCCCTCAACGAGTACAAGAAAGGCGCGCGCAGCCATCCCACGATGGACGCCGTCGCCGGCAGCCTGTCCGACCAGGACATCGCCGACCTCGCCGCTTACTACTCGAATCTCAAATAA
- a CDS encoding c-type cytochrome, which yields MNRTMLALAGATLAMAGAAAQAQDLAAGKAVFDKFNCASCHGADAKSAVDPAYPTLAGQHADYLVHALKAYKRGASGSAATANVRKNPIMGAFAAQLSDQDINNVAAWLSSQPSDLGVRK from the coding sequence ATGAATCGCACCATGCTTGCCCTCGCGGGCGCAACCCTGGCCATGGCGGGCGCCGCCGCCCAGGCGCAAGACCTTGCGGCCGGCAAGGCCGTGTTCGACAAGTTCAACTGCGCGTCCTGCCACGGCGCCGACGCCAAGAGCGCGGTGGATCCGGCCTATCCGACGCTGGCTGGCCAGCACGCCGACTACCTGGTCCATGCGCTGAAGGCCTACAAGCGCGGCGCCTCGGGCAGCGCGGCCACGGCCAACGTGCGCAAGAATCCCATCATGGGCGCGTTCGCCGCCCAGCTTTCCGACCAGGACATCAACAACGTCGCCGCCTGGCTCTCGTCCCAGCCCAGCGATCTGGGCGTGCGGAAGTAG
- a CDS encoding DUF1841 family protein, with translation MFNPSRDQVREFFIETWRKHRASEVLTPLEIMALDWIIEHPEYHGDLESPEAMTAEYAVEKGRTNPFLHLSMHLAIAEQLSIDHPPGIRRAYQKLVSRSDAHHAAHEIMECLGQVVWEAQRLGKPLDSDSYVELIRQRAER, from the coding sequence ATGTTCAACCCATCACGCGACCAAGTCCGCGAATTCTTCATCGAAACCTGGCGCAAGCACCGCGCGTCCGAGGTGCTGACGCCGCTCGAGATCATGGCCCTGGACTGGATCATCGAACACCCCGAATACCATGGCGACCTGGAAAGCCCGGAAGCCATGACGGCCGAATACGCGGTGGAAAAGGGGCGCACCAACCCGTTCCTGCACCTGTCGATGCACCTGGCCATCGCCGAGCAGCTGTCCATCGACCACCCGCCCGGCATCCGCCGCGCCTATCAGAAGCTGGTCTCGCGCAGCGACGCCCACCACGCCGCCCACGAAATCATGGAATGCCTGGGCCAGGTGGTCTGGGAAGCGCAACGGCTGGGCAAGCCGCTGGACAGCGACAGCTACGTGGAACTGATCCGCCAGCGCGCCGAACGCTGA
- the icd gene encoding NADP-dependent isocitrate dehydrogenase, whose amino-acid sequence MSYQHIKVPAGGQKITVNADFSLNVPEQPIVPFIEGDGTGADITPVMIKVVDAAVQKAYGGKRKIHWMEVYAGEKATKVYGPDVWLPEETLDVVKDYVVSIKGPLTTPVGGGIRSLNVALRQQLDLYVCLRPVRYFKGVPSPVREPEKTDMVIFRENSEDIYAGIEYMAESEQAKELIQFLQTKLGVKKIRFPATSSIGIKPVSREGTERLVRKALQYAIDNDRASVTLVHKGNIMKFTEGGFRDWGYALAQKEFGAQLIDGGPWCKFKNPKTGREIIVKDSIADAFLQQILLRPAEYDVIATLNLNGDYVSDALAAQVGGIGIAPGANLSDSVAMFEATHGTAPKYAGKDYVNPGSEILSAEMMLRHMGWTEAADLIIASMEKSILSKKVTYDFARLLEGATQVSCSGFGQVMIDNM is encoded by the coding sequence ATGTCCTATCAACATATCAAGGTTCCCGCCGGCGGCCAGAAGATCACGGTCAATGCCGATTTCTCGCTGAATGTGCCTGAGCAGCCCATCGTGCCTTTCATCGAAGGCGATGGCACTGGCGCCGACATCACGCCGGTGATGATCAAGGTCGTCGACGCCGCCGTGCAGAAGGCCTACGGCGGCAAGCGCAAGATCCACTGGATGGAAGTCTATGCGGGCGAAAAGGCCACCAAGGTCTATGGTCCCGACGTCTGGCTGCCCGAGGAAACGCTGGACGTGGTCAAGGACTACGTGGTCTCCATCAAGGGGCCGCTGACCACGCCGGTGGGCGGCGGCATCCGTTCGCTCAACGTGGCCCTGCGCCAGCAGCTGGACCTGTATGTGTGCCTGCGCCCGGTGCGCTACTTCAAGGGCGTGCCCTCGCCGGTGCGCGAACCCGAAAAGACCGACATGGTGATCTTCCGCGAAAACTCGGAAGACATCTATGCCGGCATCGAATACATGGCCGAGAGCGAGCAGGCCAAGGAACTGATCCAGTTCCTGCAGACCAAGCTCGGCGTGAAGAAGATCCGCTTCCCGGCCACCTCGTCCATCGGCATCAAGCCGGTGTCGCGCGAAGGCACCGAGCGGCTGGTGCGCAAGGCCCTGCAGTACGCCATCGACAATGACCGCGCCTCGGTCACGCTGGTGCACAAGGGCAACATCATGAAGTTCACCGAAGGCGGCTTCCGCGATTGGGGCTACGCCCTGGCGCAGAAGGAATTCGGCGCGCAGCTGATCGACGGCGGCCCGTGGTGCAAGTTCAAGAACCCGAAGACGGGCCGCGAGATCATCGTCAAGGACTCGATCGCCGACGCCTTCCTGCAGCAGATCCTGCTGCGCCCGGCCGAGTACGACGTGATCGCCACGCTCAACCTCAACGGCGACTACGTCTCCGACGCGCTGGCGGCGCAGGTGGGCGGCATCGGCATCGCGCCGGGCGCCAACCTGTCCGACTCGGTCGCCATGTTCGAGGCCACGCACGGCACCGCGCCCAAGTACGCGGGCAAGGACTACGTGAACCCGGGTTCGGAAATCCTGTCGGCCGAGATGATGCTGCGTCACATGGGCTGGACCGAAGCCGCCGACCTGATCATCGCCAGCATGGAGAAATCCATCCTGTCCAAGAAGGTCACCTACGACTTCGCCCGCCTGCTGGAGGGCGCGACCCAGGTGTCTTGCTCGGGCTTCGGGCAGGTGATGATCGACAATATGTAG
- a CDS encoding glycosyltransferase family 9 protein: MAQPAPNMPPYDVSSCLRSLREAERVALLMAPRLGDTLLMMAMASNLAKHGRAVTVFGDYAYALRSWFPGVDIRPSLSESDAAGALAGFDCAAQMHVGWPYALHDHARSYFYYDAHVVITGKGFVKVNQISDFCRDQLGLALSTTDIGLCPPVGGRHRLHRRRVAVHPSSSGIERCWAPRHFVELGLRLKRDGYEPFYILAPHERDRWACLAEAGLQIQQAPSLADVAAFIHECGWFIGNESGVGHLASSVGVPTLTLTGRPTRTRAWRPGWSLSHIVYPAYIPGGRWRDRFWRDWLWPGSVMAAFGRLAREYEGSAASSKRFHLE; the protein is encoded by the coding sequence ATGGCACAACCCGCGCCGAACATGCCGCCTTATGACGTATCATCCTGCCTGCGCAGTTTGCGCGAGGCGGAGCGCGTCGCGTTGCTGATGGCGCCGCGGCTGGGTGATACCTTGCTGATGATGGCCATGGCCAGCAACCTGGCCAAGCATGGCCGGGCCGTGACGGTGTTTGGCGACTATGCCTATGCCTTACGCAGCTGGTTTCCCGGCGTGGACATCCGTCCTTCGTTGTCGGAGTCAGATGCGGCTGGTGCGCTCGCCGGTTTTGACTGCGCCGCCCAGATGCATGTGGGTTGGCCCTATGCCTTGCACGATCATGCGCGCTCGTACTTCTACTACGATGCCCATGTCGTGATCACCGGGAAGGGCTTTGTAAAGGTCAATCAGATCAGCGATTTTTGTCGCGACCAGCTTGGTTTGGCGCTTTCGACGACGGACATCGGCCTGTGTCCTCCCGTCGGCGGGCGACATCGGCTGCACCGGCGACGGGTCGCCGTCCATCCTTCGTCGAGCGGCATAGAGCGCTGCTGGGCGCCCAGGCATTTCGTGGAATTGGGCCTGCGCTTGAAGCGCGACGGCTATGAGCCGTTCTATATCCTGGCGCCGCATGAGCGGGATCGATGGGCGTGCCTAGCGGAAGCCGGCCTGCAGATCCAGCAAGCACCGTCGCTGGCCGATGTCGCTGCCTTCATCCATGAATGCGGCTGGTTCATCGGCAATGAATCGGGCGTCGGTCATCTGGCGTCCAGCGTGGGCGTTCCGACTCTGACGCTCACGGGGCGGCCCACCCGAACCAGGGCATGGCGACCGGGCTGGTCCTTGTCGCATATCGTCTATCCCGCATATATTCCTGGCGGCAGATGGCGCGATCGTTTCTGGCGTGACTGGTTGTGGCCGGGCAGCGTCATGGCTGCCTTTGGACGCCTTGCCCGGGAGTATGAGGGGTCCGCGGCGTCCTCGAAAAGATTCCATCTCGAATAA
- a CDS encoding O-antigen ligase — protein sequence MSMISSRCVALLVMLVPAMALTSAVGGPAVIYLTALISLAVLASNAFTRRQLFDFRELMPMAVALFAPFTAMLISSIWLGVWSASEIEKLLRFALAVPVCWMLLRAPRHWLQHVQWSVLFGAYAGSIMLFVILLHPGLGRGFVSDYGGRYNAVAFADLTLLFGVMSIVTLPWTLTRWARFEAALKIFALPLTLAAVWVSQTRSSWGLLPVCGVVFLLAKRGWTVRKKAIFVACIAAVLALGAVAAWHAKGTRWTEAASDVSLFTENKERDTSVGIRMQLWHASWLMFKQSPLVGVGVPNFRPELVKMAEQGTVTKLVSTDFGEPHNDYLGALAGYGLLGILSIFALYFVPAAVFMRRMRSDDVVVRVGAQLGLLFCLGYSVFSLSEMMFRNMRSVPIYAVTVVLLYALTTVRRNRSQASSASA from the coding sequence ATGTCTATGATCAGTTCCCGTTGTGTTGCCTTGCTGGTCATGCTTGTACCGGCGATGGCCCTGACCAGCGCCGTTGGCGGTCCCGCAGTCATTTATCTGACCGCGTTGATCTCACTGGCCGTTCTGGCGTCGAATGCCTTCACCCGTCGGCAACTGTTCGATTTCAGGGAGTTGATGCCGATGGCGGTGGCGCTGTTCGCGCCTTTCACTGCGATGTTGATCAGCAGTATATGGCTGGGTGTATGGAGCGCATCCGAGATCGAAAAACTGCTCAGGTTCGCGCTGGCTGTACCCGTGTGCTGGATGTTGTTGCGGGCGCCGCGCCACTGGCTGCAGCATGTGCAATGGAGTGTGCTGTTTGGCGCGTATGCCGGCTCGATCATGCTTTTCGTCATCCTGCTGCACCCGGGCCTGGGACGGGGATTTGTATCGGACTACGGCGGGCGCTACAACGCCGTTGCCTTCGCCGACCTGACCCTGTTGTTCGGCGTGATGTCGATCGTGACCCTGCCCTGGACGTTGACGCGCTGGGCCAGGTTTGAGGCGGCGTTGAAGATCTTCGCCCTGCCGCTGACGCTGGCTGCCGTCTGGGTGTCCCAGACCCGCAGCAGCTGGGGCTTGCTGCCGGTGTGCGGTGTGGTGTTTCTACTGGCCAAACGTGGCTGGACGGTACGCAAGAAGGCGATTTTCGTGGCCTGCATTGCCGCGGTCCTGGCCCTGGGAGCGGTGGCGGCATGGCATGCCAAGGGCACGCGCTGGACTGAAGCGGCATCGGACGTGAGCCTCTTCACCGAGAACAAGGAACGCGATACCTCCGTCGGCATACGCATGCAGCTCTGGCACGCGTCCTGGCTGATGTTCAAGCAAAGCCCGCTGGTCGGCGTGGGCGTGCCCAACTTCCGGCCCGAGCTGGTCAAGATGGCGGAGCAGGGGACTGTGACCAAGCTGGTCTCCACGGACTTTGGCGAGCCGCATAATGATTATCTGGGCGCGTTGGCGGGCTACGGCCTGCTCGGCATCCTGAGCATCTTCGCCCTCTATTTTGTCCCCGCGGCGGTGTTCATGCGCCGCATGCGCAGCGATGACGTGGTGGTGCGGGTAGGCGCCCAGCTCGGCCTGCTGTTTTGCCTGGGCTACAGCGTCTTCAGCCTGTCCGAAATGATGTTCCGCAACATGCGCAGCGTGCCGATCTACGCGGTGACGGTCGTGCTGCTGTACGCGCTGACCACGGTTCGCAGGAACCGCTCCCAGGCCTCGTCCGCCAGCGCCTGA
- a CDS encoding methyl-accepting chemotaxis protein — MKNSSLRRELLWFVFAIGAAVLALGVWDAWERRAEMVAQRKTELRHVLDLASSIVQNGKRGVREGLTLEQAQRNVAQRLAQLRYGADGYVGAFRDDYSLLVHPDSKLVGTNVRDTRDAEGRPIFEDLYAQGKAGGGYVDYLFPRPGSDEALHKISYAVYEPEWGWLLFTGLYVDDVDAAFRATLWRQGGVTLGLLAVVLLAALRFFRTHIIRPLDEAVVVCERVAQGDLSSIVSRHHRGEIGRLFDAMALMQERLDVAVRSIVHSTGSIAAASRQIAAGSMDLHDRTEKQAAALEQTAASVEQITATAKQSADHVREVSALAGQSAQLARQGSEETQHAIDAMREISQSSQRIDEIIRLIDEIAFQTNILALNAAVEAARAGEQGRGFAVVAGEVRALAQRSATAAKEIKGLIEASSDSVERGSQRVEQASATMGSVLESARNSAPLMGEIATASAEQSVGIEQINQAVTHLDSVTQQNASLVEEFAASAATLHDQADDLARAVSVFKLSAAY, encoded by the coding sequence ATGAAAAATTCCAGTTTGCGTAGGGAATTGCTGTGGTTCGTATTCGCCATCGGCGCGGCCGTGCTGGCCCTGGGCGTCTGGGACGCCTGGGAGCGGCGGGCCGAGATGGTGGCGCAGCGCAAGACCGAGCTGCGGCACGTGCTGGACCTGGCGTCCAGCATCGTGCAGAACGGCAAGCGGGGCGTGAGGGAGGGGCTCACGCTGGAGCAGGCGCAGCGCAATGTCGCCCAGCGCCTGGCGCAGCTGCGCTATGGCGCCGACGGCTACGTGGGCGCGTTCCGCGACGATTATTCACTGCTGGTGCATCCGGATTCCAAGCTGGTCGGCACCAATGTGCGGGATACGCGCGACGCCGAGGGCAGACCGATCTTCGAGGACCTGTATGCGCAGGGCAAGGCTGGCGGCGGCTATGTCGATTACCTGTTTCCGCGCCCGGGATCGGACGAAGCCCTGCACAAGATCAGCTATGCGGTCTATGAACCCGAATGGGGCTGGCTGCTGTTCACCGGGCTGTACGTCGATGACGTGGACGCGGCATTCCGCGCCACGCTGTGGCGCCAGGGCGGCGTGACGCTGGGCTTGCTGGCGGTGGTGCTGCTGGCGGCATTGCGCTTTTTCCGGACGCACATCATCCGTCCGCTGGACGAGGCGGTGGTCGTGTGCGAGCGAGTGGCGCAGGGCGATCTGTCCAGCATCGTGTCGCGTCATCACCGGGGCGAGATCGGCCGGCTGTTCGACGCCATGGCGCTGATGCAGGAACGCCTCGATGTGGCCGTGCGCAGCATCGTGCATTCCACGGGCTCGATCGCCGCCGCTTCGCGTCAGATCGCCGCCGGCAGCATGGACCTGCATGACCGCACCGAGAAGCAGGCGGCTGCGCTGGAGCAGACGGCGGCCAGCGTGGAGCAGATCACGGCCACCGCCAAGCAGAGCGCCGACCATGTGCGCGAAGTGAGCGCGCTGGCGGGCCAGTCGGCGCAGCTGGCGCGTCAGGGCAGCGAGGAAACCCAGCACGCCATCGACGCCATGCGCGAGATTTCGCAAAGCTCGCAGCGCATCGACGAGATCATCCGCCTGATCGACGAGATCGCGTTCCAGACCAACATCCTGGCGCTCAACGCCGCGGTCGAGGCGGCGCGCGCGGGCGAACAGGGCAGGGGCTTCGCCGTGGTGGCGGGCGAAGTGCGGGCGCTGGCGCAGCGCTCGGCCACCGCGGCCAAGGAAATCAAGGGCCTGATCGAGGCGTCCTCCGATTCGGTGGAGCGCGGCAGCCAGCGCGTGGAACAGGCCAGCGCCACCATGGGCAGCGTGCTGGAATCGGCCCGCAACAGCGCGCCGCTGATGGGCGAGATCGCCACGGCCTCGGCCGAGCAGAGCGTGGGCATCGAGCAGATCAATCAGGCCGTCACGCACCTGGACAGCGTGACGCAGCAGAACGCCTCGCTGGTGGAGGAGTTCGCCGCGTCGGCCGCCACGCTGCACGACCAGGCCGACGACCTGGCCCGCGCCGTGTCGGTGTTCAAGCTGTCTGCAGCCTACTAG
- the dapA gene encoding 4-hydroxy-tetrahydrodipicolinate synthase, with protein sequence MPARPVFEGIWLPMVTPMRAGHVDCEAAQALARYYRNAGIAGLVLFGSTGEGNLLSLPEKIDMIEAIRTDPHALPLVFGAGGVDTRGVAAAIRRLDKLSPAGYLVPPPYYLCPSQQGILWHYRQIAWATERPVILYNIPKRAGVAMTVETMETLAALPQFGSVKECNPSLLSALNARGRMDVLCGEDMAFLDHFQMGGRGAIPAAAHLYPERYVEVMQLARDGHAEAARELFEPLRGLIRLLFAEPNPAPIKRALALQGLITDELRPPMTSASRELSARLQRAMSVVQCSPSRLQTA encoded by the coding sequence ATGCCCGCCCGCCCCGTCTTCGAAGGCATCTGGCTGCCCATGGTCACGCCCATGCGCGCCGGACACGTGGATTGCGAGGCCGCCCAGGCGCTGGCCCGCTACTATCGCAACGCCGGCATCGCCGGCCTGGTCCTGTTCGGCTCCACCGGCGAAGGCAACCTGCTGAGCCTGCCGGAGAAGATCGACATGATCGAAGCCATCCGCACCGATCCGCACGCGCTGCCGCTGGTGTTCGGCGCCGGCGGCGTGGACACGCGCGGCGTGGCGGCGGCCATCCGCCGCCTGGACAAGCTGAGCCCGGCCGGCTACCTGGTGCCGCCGCCGTACTACCTGTGCCCGTCGCAACAAGGCATCCTGTGGCACTACCGCCAGATCGCCTGGGCCACCGAACGCCCCGTCATCCTGTACAACATCCCCAAGCGCGCGGGCGTTGCGATGACGGTTGAGACCATGGAAACGCTGGCCGCGCTGCCGCAATTCGGCTCGGTCAAGGAATGCAATCCCTCACTGTTGTCCGCGCTCAACGCGCGCGGCAGGATGGACGTCCTGTGCGGCGAGGACATGGCCTTCCTGGATCACTTCCAGATGGGAGGTCGCGGCGCCATTCCCGCCGCGGCGCACCTGTATCCCGAGCGCTACGTCGAGGTCATGCAGCTGGCCCGCGACGGCCACGCCGAAGCAGCGCGCGAGCTGTTCGAACCGCTGCGCGGCTTGATCCGGCTGTTGTTCGCCGAACCCAATCCGGCGCCGATCAAGCGCGCGCTGGCCTTGCAAGGTTTGATCACGGACGAGCTGCGCCCGCCCATGACCAGCGCCAGCCGCGAACTTAGCGCGCGGCTGCAGCGCGCCATGAGCGTGGTCCAGTGCTCGCCTAGTAGGCTGCAGACAGCTTGA